One window of the Bombyx mori chromosome 20, ASM3026992v2 genome contains the following:
- the LOC101736507 gene encoding trypsin epsilon has protein sequence MRRWEHLFVVFASIIVLVNGKIDSEVEAESGEKYDSEERIGPAITQINRHPYVGTLIKNGTYICSAVILNTYWLATLSDCFDRAIISSYVTHKNLGNFAIRAGSSYNNKGGTIHKIKLLINNFDLKVSAVKLDIPLEFGSQVDAARLPSPDQEVMLGYLASMTAWTPTGHIRLVNAPVIDASICEEDARLLPGHYICVGGVQDPNRHFCRQDNGGAVIQNDTLIAVSSFLHTCAVYTKTHAFPKVSSFSRWLDSVIWDEGNRPTTTEPSTTTASTTNTSNTTEISSTTSQFFAEANKFMLTLPFDPINVPLEPAEDNSVIPHMSLYESYLQNLAKEKTSTTTDPSVEEQKKKLLQKYGKALMKMPAELMKKKIEQYEYK, from the exons ATGCGACGTTGGGAGCACTTATTTGTGGTTTTTGCCAGTATTATTGTATTAGTCAACGGCAAAATTGATAGCGAAGTAGAAGCAGAATCAG GAGAAAAATACGACAGCGAAGAGAGAATAGGACCGGCGATCACACAGATAAACCGGCATCCATATGTCGGGACCCTTATCAAGAACGGGACGTACATTTGCAGTGCCGTAATCCTTAATACGTACTGGCTGGCCACACTGTCGGATTGCTTTGACAG GGCCATTATATCATCGTACGTGACACACAAGAATTTGGGGAATTTCGCAATAAGAGCCGGAAGTTCCTACAACAACAAAGGAGGGACTATCCACAAG ataaaattgctcataaacaATTTTGATCTAAAAGTATCAGCCGTTAAGCTTGATATCCCTTTGGAGTTTGGATCGCAAGTGGACGCGGCTCGTCTGCCCAGTCCGGATCAGGAAGTAATGCTTGGCTACCTCGCATCGATGACTGCTTGGACACCTACTGGA CACATTAGATTGGTGAATGCGCCAGTCATTGACGCGTCGATCTGCGAAGAAGACGCCAGATTACTTCCCGGCCATTATATTTGCGTCGGAGGTGTTCAAGATCCAAACAGACATTTCTGCAGA CAAGACAACGGCGGCGCTGTGATTCAAAACGATACTCTGATCGCGGTATCTTCGTTCTTACACACATGCGCAGTCTACACCAAAACCCACGCTTTTCCCAAAGTCTCTAGCTTCTCCAGATGGCTCGACTCTGTCATCTGGGACGAAGGAAACAGACCTACAACTACAGAGCCATCTACCACCACAGCGTCTACCACCAATACTTCTAACACCACCGAAATCTCCTCAACTACAAGTCAGTTCTTTGCTGAAGCAAACAAATTCATGCTCACTTTACCGTTTGATCCAATAAACGTACCTCTAGAACCAGCGGAAGATAACTCAGTGATACCCCACATGAGCCTGTATGAGTCGTATTTGCAAAATTTGGCCAAAGAGAAAACATCGACTACAACAGATCCAAGCGTGGAAGAACAAAAGAAGAAGTTGCTTCAGAAATACGGAAAAGCGTTAATGAAGATGCCAGCAGAActtatgaagaagaaaatagaACAATACGAATATAAATAG